In Devosia sp. 1566, a single genomic region encodes these proteins:
- a CDS encoding glutathione S-transferase family protein, with the protein MKLLIGNRNYSSWSLRPWLVLAHFDIPFEDEVLQLAGEGFRDVLAQRSPTGRVPLLIDGDLQVPETIAIIEYLADCFPDKPIWPQDRADRARARAVSAEMHAGFTALRSYAPMNLRASHPGRVSADMIAKDLQRLEHSLGGLLSRSGGPFLFGAFTAADAMYAPVATRIRTYALPVSDTLNDYGAAIYALPAFQRWLALALQEPWIVDDDEIDVIQGVAPRGSLA; encoded by the coding sequence ATGAAGCTGCTGATCGGCAATCGTAATTATTCCAGTTGGTCCTTGCGGCCCTGGCTGGTCTTGGCTCACTTCGACATTCCATTTGAGGATGAAGTGCTCCAACTCGCGGGGGAAGGCTTCCGCGATGTGCTGGCCCAGCGCTCGCCCACGGGCCGGGTGCCGCTGCTGATCGATGGCGATCTCCAGGTTCCCGAAACCATCGCCATCATCGAATATCTCGCCGACTGTTTTCCTGACAAACCGATCTGGCCGCAGGATCGCGCCGACCGGGCCCGGGCACGAGCGGTTTCCGCAGAAATGCACGCAGGCTTCACCGCCTTGCGTAGCTACGCGCCGATGAACCTGCGCGCCAGCCATCCGGGCCGGGTCAGTGCCGACATGATCGCCAAGGACCTGCAGCGGCTCGAGCATTCCCTCGGCGGCTTGTTGTCTCGCTCCGGTGGACCCTTTCTTTTCGGTGCCTTCACCGCTGCCGACGCCATGTACGCTCCCGTCGCTACCCGCATCCGCACCTATGCTCTGCCCGTATCCGATACCCTCAACGACTATGGCGCCGCCATCTATGCCTTGCCCGCCTTCCAGCGATGGCTGGCCCTGGCTCTGCAGGAGCCGTGGATCGTTGACGACGACGAGATCGATGTCATCCAGGGCGTGGCACCCCGGGGAAGCCTTGCATGA
- a CDS encoding MmcQ/YjbR family DNA-binding protein: protein MAASEALDQVFVRIERIATQRALPGVERSTSYGTPALKVNGATFTRLKDEETLVLLCPEEQKALLMEISPEIYFETDHYVGWPAVLVRLERISDEELSLRLEDAWRSKAPANLTAERPLTPPA from the coding sequence ATGGCTGCTTCCGAAGCGCTCGACCAAGTCTTTGTTCGCATTGAGAGGATTGCCACCCAACGCGCACTGCCCGGCGTTGAACGATCAACCAGCTATGGCACGCCGGCGCTCAAGGTAAACGGCGCCACCTTCACCAGGCTCAAAGACGAGGAGACATTGGTGCTGCTGTGCCCCGAGGAGCAGAAGGCGCTGCTCATGGAGATATCGCCCGAGATCTATTTCGAGACCGACCATTATGTCGGCTGGCCGGCGGTGCTAGTCCGGCTGGAACGGATCAGCGATGAAGAACTGAGCCTGCGGCTGGAGGACGCCTGGCGCAGCAAGGCCCCTGCCAATCTTACGGCGGAGCGCCCGTTGACGCCCCCGGCCTAA
- a CDS encoding DUF1489 domain-containing protein, translating to MIHMVKLSVGVASVEELESFRNERAHWWGADYGEDVHVHRTRMMPRRAAEMEGQSSIYWVIAGSIVLRQPILRLDPYTDEEGKNYCDIIMSRDMVRTVPYPKRPFQGWRYLDPKDAPPDIGANENAGALQIAADLARLGLL from the coding sequence ATGATCCACATGGTCAAATTGTCCGTTGGCGTCGCCAGCGTCGAGGAACTGGAAAGCTTTCGCAATGAGCGGGCCCATTGGTGGGGCGCTGACTATGGCGAGGACGTGCATGTCCATCGCACCCGGATGATGCCGCGCCGCGCGGCCGAGATGGAGGGGCAGTCTTCCATCTACTGGGTGATCGCCGGCTCGATCGTGTTGCGGCAGCCTATTTTAAGGCTCGACCCCTACACCGATGAGGAGGGCAAGAACTACTGCGACATCATCATGAGCCGCGACATGGTTCGTACGGTGCCCTATCCAAAGCGCCCGTTCCAGGGCTGGCGCTATCTCGATCCCAAGGATGCTCCACCCGATATCGGTGCCAACGAGAATGCCGGCGCCCTGCAGATCGCGGCCGATCTCGCCAGGCTCGGTTTGCTTTAG
- the mgtE gene encoding magnesium transporter produces the protein MSTEFDTAPGPEAVVDPDALRNSEDRISPLWLERLRAYLEAGRADDVASVMEPLHVADIGDVLETLNPDERILLVRTLGDRFDFSALTEVDESIRVELMEAIPNAEIARGVTGLNNDDAVTILEDLEQEDRDEVLSALPTFERLSLKRSLDFPEDSAGRRMQTDFIAIPPFWTVGQTIDYLRTEAELPDEFYQIYVVDAAYKVLGTIPLDKFLRSPRSTKIDAIMNTQVILVRADEDQEEAARGFERYDLVEVGVVDESGRMVGVLTIDDIVDVIHEEADEDIKLLAGVGDEDISDSTIDTIRSRVPWLVINLITAVLVSVVIGLFDGTIEQMVALAVLMPIVASMGGNAGTQTMTVTVRALSMRELDGSRLRRLITREMVVGLANGVIFAILVGLVTAARFGDVQLGVVIGSAMVINLVVAGTAGILIPVILDRLKADPAIASAVFVTTITDVVGFFAFLGIAGLWFGLF, from the coding sequence GTGAGCACAGAATTCGATACCGCACCGGGCCCTGAGGCCGTGGTTGATCCCGACGCGCTTCGCAACAGCGAAGACCGCATCAGCCCGCTTTGGCTGGAGCGTTTGCGCGCCTATCTGGAAGCGGGCAGGGCGGATGACGTCGCCAGTGTCATGGAGCCTCTGCACGTCGCCGATATCGGCGATGTGCTCGAAACCCTCAACCCCGATGAACGCATTCTGCTGGTCCGTACTCTGGGGGACCGATTCGACTTTTCGGCACTGACAGAAGTCGATGAGAGCATCCGCGTCGAGCTGATGGAGGCGATTCCCAATGCCGAAATCGCCCGTGGCGTCACCGGCCTCAACAATGACGACGCCGTAACCATTCTGGAGGATCTCGAGCAGGAGGACCGGGACGAGGTTCTTTCGGCACTGCCAACCTTTGAACGGCTGAGCTTGAAGCGTAGCCTCGATTTTCCCGAGGATTCCGCCGGCCGGCGGATGCAGACCGACTTCATCGCCATCCCGCCCTTCTGGACGGTCGGCCAAACCATCGACTACCTGCGCACCGAAGCTGAACTGCCCGACGAGTTCTACCAGATCTATGTGGTCGACGCGGCCTACAAGGTGCTCGGGACCATTCCTCTCGACAAGTTCCTGCGCTCCCCACGATCGACCAAGATCGACGCGATCATGAATACGCAGGTGATTCTGGTTCGGGCCGATGAGGATCAGGAGGAAGCCGCCCGCGGCTTCGAGCGCTACGACCTGGTCGAGGTGGGCGTGGTCGATGAAAGCGGGCGCATGGTCGGCGTGCTCACCATCGACGACATCGTCGACGTTATTCACGAAGAAGCGGACGAGGACATTAAGCTGCTCGCGGGCGTTGGTGATGAAGACATCTCCGACTCCACCATCGATACCATTCGTAGCCGTGTGCCGTGGCTGGTGATCAATCTCATTACCGCCGTGCTGGTTTCGGTCGTTATCGGCCTTTTCGATGGCACCATCGAGCAGATGGTTGCCTTGGCCGTCCTGATGCCGATTGTTGCCTCCATGGGCGGCAATGCCGGCACCCAGACCATGACGGTGACTGTCCGGGCCCTGTCTATGCGCGAGCTGGATGGGAGCCGCTTGCGCCGGCTGATCACCCGCGAAATGGTGGTGGGCCTGGCCAATGGGGTCATCTTCGCCATCTTGGTGGGCCTGGTCACCGCGGCCCGATTCGGCGATGTCCAGCTAGGCGTGGTGATCGGCTCGGCCATGGTGATCAATCTCGTGGTGGCGGGCACGGCCGGCATTCTGATCCCTGTGATCCTGGATCGCCTCAAGGCCGATCCTGCCATCGCCTCCGCGGTGTTCGTGACCACCATCACCGATGTGGTCGGCTTCTTTGCTTTTCTGGGCATCGCCGGCTTGTGGTTCGGGCTCTTTTGA
- a CDS encoding SPOR domain-containing protein, whose amino-acid sequence MAFQAKSPWRVVLVRAFAAIVVALSLALPSAAPAQAIENLRKYAGIVVDAKSGQVLYEEAGDARRYPASVTKVMTLYVLFQELSAGNIKLSTKMTVSKHAASAVPTKLGLRAGATITVEDAIKSLVTLSANDMARVIAEHISGSESKFAERMTATARALGMRSTTYRNASGLPDGAQITTVRDQAILAIAVYQHFPSYYEFFQTRSFSYGKRTYGNHNRVLGYMGAVDGIKTGYINAAGSNLMTAARKDNRHIVVIAFGFNSSASRDQKVRQLVANYLPKGRKGNYLQTAQIPQPGRQGNIQVAVAQPSKPVFVMPMPLPGFRLAQLVAANGAQAQPRAQLPQPSQAPVVVASAAPAPVPPAPMPADLSLQPAVQAANVLAAPSQTPQPAYPSQDVIGAWLSDSYNLGAPPSALGHTVPSAPLAPEERIGSDGVPIDPAISGSVKVAAANDNAVPPGGWVVQIGAGPSEESARGLLSDAASKVGQLGDFRSYVERFEKNGKTFFRARFVGFGDRDDATAMCNQLKQQNLACLAMQS is encoded by the coding sequence GTGGCTTTTCAGGCGAAATCCCCTTGGCGCGTCGTCCTCGTCCGCGCCTTTGCCGCTATAGTAGTTGCGCTTTCCCTTGCTCTACCTAGCGCCGCTCCCGCCCAGGCTATCGAGAACCTGCGCAAATATGCCGGCATCGTTGTCGACGCCAAGTCGGGCCAGGTTCTTTACGAAGAAGCTGGCGACGCAAGGCGCTACCCGGCCTCGGTCACCAAGGTAATGACCCTTTACGTGCTGTTCCAGGAACTCTCGGCGGGCAATATCAAGCTGTCCACCAAGATGACGGTGTCCAAGCACGCCGCTTCCGCAGTGCCCACCAAGCTGGGCCTGCGCGCCGGTGCGACCATCACCGTGGAAGACGCGATCAAGTCGCTCGTGACCCTGTCCGCCAATGACATGGCCCGGGTGATCGCCGAGCACATCTCGGGTTCGGAAAGCAAGTTCGCCGAGCGCATGACCGCCACGGCGCGGGCGCTGGGCATGCGGTCTACGACCTATCGCAATGCCTCGGGGTTGCCCGACGGCGCGCAGATCACCACCGTGCGCGACCAGGCGATCCTCGCCATCGCAGTTTACCAGCACTTCCCCAGCTATTACGAATTCTTCCAGACCCGCTCGTTCTCCTATGGCAAGCGCACCTATGGCAACCACAACCGAGTGCTTGGCTATATGGGCGCTGTGGACGGCATCAAAACCGGCTATATCAATGCTGCCGGTTCGAACCTGATGACCGCCGCCCGCAAAGACAATCGGCATATCGTCGTTATCGCATTCGGGTTCAACTCGTCCGCCTCGCGCGACCAGAAGGTGCGCCAGCTCGTCGCCAACTACCTGCCTAAGGGTCGCAAGGGCAATTACCTGCAGACCGCCCAGATCCCGCAGCCGGGCCGCCAGGGCAATATCCAGGTGGCCGTGGCCCAGCCCAGCAAGCCAGTGTTCGTGATGCCCATGCCCCTGCCCGGCTTCCGCCTGGCACAGTTGGTCGCGGCGAACGGTGCCCAGGCCCAGCCACGCGCTCAGCTGCCGCAACCATCTCAGGCGCCCGTCGTGGTCGCCAGCGCCGCACCGGCACCGGTGCCGCCCGCCCCCATGCCGGCCGACCTGTCGCTGCAGCCTGCGGTGCAGGCCGCCAATGTGCTCGCTGCCCCTTCGCAGACGCCCCAGCCGGCCTATCCTTCGCAGGACGTAATCGGCGCCTGGCTCAGCGACTCCTATAATTTGGGTGCACCGCCTTCGGCCCTGGGCCACACCGTCCCGTCAGCGCCGCTGGCGCCTGAAGAACGCATCGGCTCGGATGGCGTGCCGATCGATCCGGCGATCAGCGGCTCGGTGAAAGTGGCTGCTGCCAATGACAATGCGGTACCGCCCGGCGGCTGGGTGGTCCAGATTGGCGCCGGCCCGAGCGAAGAAAGTGCCCGCGGCCTCCTGAGCGATGCTGCAAGCAAAGTCGGCCAACTCGGTGATTTCCGCTCTTATGTCGAGCGGTTCGAAAAGAACGGCAAGACCTTCTTCCGCGCCCGCTTTGTGGGTTTCGGGGACCGGGACGATGCGACTGCCATGTGCAATCAGCTCAAGCAGCAGAACCTGGCGTGTCTCGCCATGCAGAGCTGA
- a CDS encoding division plane positioning ATPase MipZ — protein sequence MARQGAHVIVVGNEKGGSGKSTTAFHLAIFLLYQGHRVATIDVDSRQQTFTHYVRNRRAWNSEHQLALPSPKHFHLPAAWGDSVKDNHRAEFDVFRRAIAEVEDRVDFIVIDTPGFDTNMTRLAHSLADTLITPVNDSLIDLNVLARADAVTGEPVETSHYSRLVQRARSERLSIDGQSIDWILVRNRISMLSSRNTRQVQTMLDRIAARFGCRVSDGIGERVIFRSLFASGMTVFDPLDEELLGGQPSNSHVTARQEYRSLVAALNLPAKARAETHRAAAEIVAAPPSVHARYTPVPCHA from the coding sequence ATGGCACGGCAAGGCGCACATGTCATTGTGGTTGGAAACGAGAAGGGTGGCTCGGGCAAATCGACCACTGCCTTCCACTTGGCGATCTTCCTGCTCTACCAGGGCCACCGGGTTGCCACCATCGATGTGGATAGCCGCCAGCAAACCTTCACCCACTATGTCCGCAACCGGCGTGCCTGGAACAGCGAGCACCAGCTGGCGCTACCCAGCCCCAAGCATTTTCACCTGCCGGCTGCCTGGGGTGACTCCGTCAAGGACAACCATCGGGCCGAATTCGACGTCTTCCGTCGGGCCATAGCCGAGGTCGAGGACCGCGTGGACTTCATCGTCATCGACACGCCCGGCTTTGACACCAACATGACTCGGCTGGCCCATTCGCTAGCCGACACCCTGATCACCCCGGTCAATGACAGCCTTATCGACCTCAACGTGCTGGCCCGTGCCGATGCCGTTACCGGTGAGCCCGTGGAAACCAGCCATTACTCACGCCTTGTGCAGCGCGCGCGCTCCGAGCGGCTCAGCATTGATGGCCAAAGCATCGACTGGATTCTGGTGCGCAACCGCATCTCCATGCTGTCCTCGCGCAATACGCGCCAGGTGCAGACCATGCTCGATCGCATTGCGGCGCGCTTCGGCTGCCGGGTGTCGGACGGCATCGGCGAGCGGGTGATCTTCCGCTCGCTGTTTGCCAGCGGCATGACCGTCTTTGATCCACTCGATGAGGAATTGCTTGGCGGCCAGCCGTCCAACTCGCATGTGACGGCGCGCCAGGAGTATCGCAGTCTCGTTGCCGCGCTGAACCTGCCGGCAAAGGCTCGGGCTGAAACCCATCGGGCTGCCGCCGAGATCGTCGCCGCGCCCCCTTCAGTGCACGCGCGCTATACGCCCGTGCCTTGCCACGCCTGA